A window of Pirellula sp. SH-Sr6A contains these coding sequences:
- the eno gene encoding phosphopyruvate hydratase, translated as MSLIERIHGRQIFDSRGNPTVEVDVTLVDGSTGRAAVPSGASTGAHEAWELRDGDKSKYMGKGVLKAVENINSQIAENLIGFDALDQRGVDAMLRQIDGTSNKKNLGANAMLGVSLATAKAAAHFTNQPLYRYLGGAGAHLLPAPMMNIVNGGQHADNSVDVQEFMVMPLGFDSFTDALRAGTEIFHNLKKVLSEKKLNTAVGDEGGFAPDLGSNREALDLIMEAIKRAGYQAGKQIFIALDVAATEFYDEKTKKYTIDGKQLSGDEMVDFLANWVDNYPICSIEDGCSEDDWDSWKKLTERVGGKVQLVGDDLFVTNTERLQRGIDQGIANSILIKVNQIGTLTETIEAIQLAHRNGYSSISSHRSGETEDATIADLAVALSTGQIKTGSASRSDRMAKYNQLLRIEEELGEGARYAGPLFRRK; from the coding sequence ATGAGCCTTATCGAGCGCATTCACGGTCGTCAGATTTTCGATTCTCGAGGCAATCCTACGGTTGAAGTCGACGTAACGCTCGTCGATGGCTCCACCGGCCGCGCGGCGGTACCCAGCGGTGCCAGCACCGGCGCCCACGAAGCATGGGAACTCCGCGACGGCGATAAGTCCAAGTACATGGGTAAAGGGGTTCTCAAAGCGGTTGAGAACATCAATTCGCAAATTGCCGAAAACCTCATCGGCTTCGATGCGCTCGATCAACGAGGCGTCGATGCGATGCTCCGCCAAATCGATGGAACGTCCAACAAGAAGAATCTTGGTGCCAACGCGATGCTCGGCGTCTCTCTGGCAACTGCGAAGGCGGCAGCTCATTTCACGAATCAACCTCTCTACCGATACCTGGGTGGAGCCGGCGCGCACCTCCTGCCAGCACCCATGATGAATATCGTCAACGGAGGTCAGCACGCTGACAACTCCGTCGACGTACAAGAGTTCATGGTCATGCCCCTCGGCTTTGACTCGTTCACCGACGCACTCCGCGCCGGAACAGAAATCTTCCACAACTTGAAGAAGGTTCTGAGCGAGAAGAAACTGAACACTGCCGTTGGAGACGAAGGTGGATTCGCACCTGACCTAGGCAGCAACCGCGAAGCCCTCGATCTGATCATGGAAGCGATCAAGCGAGCCGGATACCAAGCGGGCAAACAGATCTTCATCGCATTGGATGTCGCTGCGACCGAGTTCTACGATGAAAAGACAAAGAAGTATACCATCGACGGGAAGCAACTCTCCGGCGATGAAATGGTCGACTTCCTGGCAAACTGGGTCGATAACTACCCGATCTGCTCGATCGAAGACGGATGCTCCGAAGATGACTGGGACTCTTGGAAGAAGCTCACCGAACGCGTCGGCGGCAAGGTCCAATTGGTAGGTGATGATTTGTTCGTGACCAACACCGAGCGACTGCAGCGAGGGATCGATCAAGGAATCGCGAATAGCATCTTGATCAAAGTGAATCAAATCGGAACCTTGACCGAGACCATCGAAGCGATCCAATTGGCACACCGAAATGGTTACTCGAGCATCTCGAGTCACCGAAGTGGCGAAACCGAAGACGCCACCATCGCCGACTTGGCCGTTGCTCTCTCGACCGGGCAAATCAAGACCGGATCGGCTTCTCGTTCGGACCGAATGGCCAAGTACAATCAACTGCTGCGAATCGAAGAAGAGCTGGGTGAAGGCGCTCGCTACGCCGGCCCTCTCTTCCGCCGCAAGTAG
- a CDS encoding cytochrome-c peroxidase, producing the protein MRHSLMFGLLTMFAAGAPASAAELVKLGSDTLTQGIPGKGNLTIEEIKSFLNNPKNHEPLNVQLPDALKAGASALFIPEDNPMTLAKIELGRQLYFDRRLSVDNTVSCADCHHPTTGYGANTRFGVGVRKQEGNRNSPVSFNRILSKAQFWDGRAGTLEDQAVGPIANPIEMGHTHDACIGSLGKIEGYRIQFEKVFGRAPNIDDVGRAIATFERALVTEASPYDLYEPVRQMLVAFPEELEDLDALKEEDPQLYARFTKAKALSDEHPMSDSAKRGRDLFFSAKSNCTACHVGVNFTDELYHNLGVGMEAAEPDLGRFAETKQEKDKGAFKTPTIRNIAQSAPYMHDGSQKTLEEVVEYYAKGGHPNPYLSDKIKKLDLTAQDKADLVEFMKALTGPLPKVEMGRLPQ; encoded by the coding sequence ATGCGACATTCTTTGATGTTTGGATTGTTGACAATGTTCGCCGCTGGGGCCCCCGCCTCCGCTGCCGAGCTGGTCAAACTCGGTTCGGACACTCTCACTCAGGGAATTCCCGGTAAAGGGAATTTGACCATCGAAGAAATCAAATCATTTCTTAACAATCCGAAGAACCACGAGCCCTTAAACGTTCAACTTCCGGACGCTTTAAAGGCGGGTGCTAGCGCGCTATTCATCCCCGAGGATAATCCGATGACCCTCGCCAAGATTGAATTGGGGCGACAGCTCTACTTCGATCGCCGCCTCTCCGTGGACAACACGGTTAGCTGTGCGGACTGCCACCACCCCACCACTGGTTATGGTGCCAACACCCGGTTCGGCGTTGGCGTTCGCAAGCAAGAAGGAAATCGAAATTCGCCCGTATCCTTCAACCGAATTCTTAGCAAAGCCCAGTTTTGGGATGGCCGAGCTGGGACACTCGAAGACCAAGCGGTAGGTCCAATTGCCAACCCGATTGAAATGGGGCACACCCACGATGCCTGCATTGGGAGCCTCGGGAAGATCGAAGGTTATCGCATTCAGTTTGAAAAAGTCTTCGGACGCGCTCCCAATATCGACGATGTTGGGCGTGCCATTGCGACCTTTGAGCGCGCTCTCGTTACGGAAGCCAGCCCATACGATCTTTATGAACCTGTCCGACAAATGCTGGTGGCATTCCCTGAAGAACTGGAGGATCTGGACGCGTTGAAGGAAGAGGATCCGCAACTCTATGCGCGATTTACCAAGGCGAAGGCCTTGTCGGATGAGCATCCCATGAGCGACTCTGCCAAACGGGGGCGCGATTTGTTTTTCAGCGCTAAATCGAACTGCACCGCTTGCCACGTGGGGGTGAACTTCACCGACGAGCTTTACCACAACCTGGGTGTCGGGATGGAAGCCGCAGAACCAGACCTTGGCCGTTTCGCGGAGACCAAGCAAGAGAAAGACAAGGGAGCGTTCAAGACGCCGACGATTCGGAACATCGCGCAATCGGCTCCATACATGCACGATGGTTCCCAAAAAACGCTGGAGGAAGTCGTCGAGTACTATGCAAAAGGTGGGCATCCCAATCCCTATCTGAGCGATAAAATCAAAAAGCTTGATCTGACCGCCCAAGACAAGGCCGATTTGGTAGAGTTCATGAAGGCCCTCACAGGACCGCTCCCCAAGGTCGAAATGGGACGGCTTCCTCAATAG